A section of the Coleofasciculus chthonoplastes PCC 7420 genome encodes:
- a CDS encoding DUF7453 family protein: MLKFKPILSLTVVGLSLSLLSSGKALAFSFNFSPIVETNSSFSSFSSLGSGLGTAGGNSGYKLSNDADYQNGKGLAINNNGQVVFFAELTSGDQGIYVGTGVGGQKIIVDNKSDSIFSSFGQGLALNNDGTVAFFADVDAGGQGIFTSNGVSNTQQIAHTNGTYSNFAPGLAINDNGTVAFFANLDSGAQEIFTSDGNKTIQITNCTGAGSSEQQCPLSSVNLDPHAPDINNQGMVSFVSHYGVFTGDENGNYLIVADQANFWNGSYREANINDQGEVSAFAHNNGAGQVIFKADGINGELIAGNNYEQSETPDTFYNVGTSSINNKGLVAFMANQVVEGSSPFSNQDKGIFVGSNAVEDKVIGIGDTLFGSTVVDLAMDRQSLSDDNEIVFWAKFEDGTEGIYRANNIADSQFNPLLPDSTLDGVFRFIDVIGGKWYDPPSAYGFHYEMTGNSLFTSILNFPVGFENPFTVSVGDTNLGEFLPGDSIDFVSLLGGGVSEFTITGLNVDPTNPTAFPIKLDFDTDTASFDMHALIEEDSQNVPEPVSVVSFLTFGSGVVLLRRRKSRQV, translated from the coding sequence ATGCTGAAATTCAAGCCAATTCTTTCTCTTACCGTAGTCGGACTATCTCTCAGCCTACTCAGTAGTGGTAAAGCCTTAGCCTTCAGCTTCAACTTTAGTCCAATAGTAGAAACTAACAGTTCATTCAGTTCCTTTAGCAGCCTCGGTTCTGGACTCGGTACCGCAGGTGGGAATAGCGGCTATAAGTTGTCCAATGACGCCGACTATCAAAACGGAAAAGGACTGGCAATTAACAATAATGGTCAAGTCGTCTTTTTTGCCGAACTCACGTCAGGAGACCAAGGAATCTATGTTGGTACGGGTGTAGGAGGTCAAAAAATCATTGTTGATAACAAATCTGACTCTATATTTAGCAGTTTTGGTCAGGGATTAGCCCTCAATAATGACGGCACTGTCGCCTTTTTTGCTGATGTAGATGCTGGAGGTCAAGGCATCTTTACTAGCAACGGTGTCAGTAACACTCAACAAATTGCCCATACAAACGGAACCTATAGTAACTTTGCCCCTGGACTTGCCATTAACGACAATGGGACAGTCGCCTTTTTTGCCAATCTTGATAGTGGGGCGCAAGAAATCTTTACCAGCGATGGCAATAAAACGATCCAAATTACCAACTGTACAGGTGCTGGCTCATCCGAACAACAATGTCCTCTGTCCAGTGTAAACCTTGATCCTCATGCACCTGACATTAATAATCAGGGAATGGTTAGCTTTGTCAGTCACTACGGTGTCTTTACAGGGGATGAGAATGGCAATTATCTAATTGTTGCTGATCAAGCTAACTTTTGGAATGGTTCATATCGGGAAGCTAATATCAATGACCAAGGCGAAGTCTCAGCCTTTGCTCATAATAATGGCGCGGGTCAAGTCATTTTTAAGGCGGATGGCATTAATGGTGAATTGATTGCCGGGAATAATTATGAGCAGTCAGAAACACCAGATACATTCTATAATGTTGGCACCAGTTCTATCAATAATAAAGGACTCGTCGCGTTTATGGCAAATCAGGTCGTTGAAGGGTCTAGCCCCTTTAGCAACCAGGATAAAGGCATTTTTGTGGGCAGTAATGCGGTTGAGGATAAAGTTATTGGCATTGGCGATACCTTATTCGGTTCCACTGTAGTTGATTTAGCCATGGATCGGCAAAGCCTGAGTGATGATAATGAGATTGTCTTCTGGGCAAAATTTGAAGATGGAACCGAGGGAATTTACCGCGCTAATAACATTGCCGATTCTCAATTTAATCCCTTGCTTCCTGATAGTACCTTGGATGGAGTGTTCCGATTTATTGACGTTATTGGTGGAAAATGGTACGACCCACCTTCCGCTTATGGCTTCCACTATGAAATGACCGGGAATTCTTTATTTACCTCAATTCTGAATTTCCCAGTTGGCTTTGAAAATCCCTTCACGGTATCTGTAGGAGATACAAATCTGGGTGAATTTCTACCCGGAGACAGTATCGATTTTGTCTCGCTTTTGGGTGGTGGTGTTTCTGAGTTTACGATTACCGGACTCAATGTTGATCCCACCAATCCTACAGCGTTCCCAATTAAACTTGACTTTGATACAGATACGGCGAGTTTCGATATGCACGCACTCATAGAGGAAGACAGTCAGAACGTGCCTGAACCCGTTTCTGTCGTCAGTTTTTTGACCTTTGGTTCAGGTGTTGTATTACTGCGTAGACGGAAATCACGGCAGGTGTAG
- a CDS encoding sugar transferase, with protein sequence MTAFTLNPNRCDEDYIHQPSLFNNQTLIFSLHPSTYSISKRCIDIIGSLIGLLILGILFLPIAIAIKLDSPGNIFYSQTRHGLYGKPFKIWKFRSMIPQADALKSQVPNQVQGHLFKNDNDPRITRVGHFLRRTSLDEFPQFWNVLIGDMSLVGTRPPTHDEVIHYNPHHWQRLNVKPGITGEWQVKGRSQVQDFEAVVALDLNYQKQWHPGYDLMIIWKTISVVFTRLGAC encoded by the coding sequence ATGACTGCATTTACCCTTAACCCCAACCGTTGCGATGAAGACTATATCCATCAGCCATCACTCTTCAATAATCAGACATTAATTTTTTCGCTTCATCCTTCAACCTATTCCATTTCTAAACGCTGCATCGATATTATAGGATCTCTAATCGGACTTCTGATTCTAGGGATACTTTTTCTCCCCATCGCCATTGCCATAAAACTCGATAGTCCCGGCAATATTTTCTATAGTCAAACCCGCCACGGACTTTATGGAAAACCCTTCAAAATCTGGAAATTCCGCTCAATGATTCCCCAAGCGGATGCCCTAAAATCCCAAGTTCCCAATCAAGTCCAAGGACACCTGTTTAAGAATGACAATGACCCCCGCATCACCCGTGTGGGGCATTTTCTGCGCCGCACTAGCTTAGACGAATTTCCGCAATTTTGGAACGTCTTAATCGGAGACATGAGTTTAGTTGGCACTCGTCCGCCTACCCACGACGAAGTGATCCATTACAACCCCCACCATTGGCAGCGATTAAACGTAAAACCGGGGATCACAGGCGAATGGCAAGTCAAGGGGCGATCGCAGGTACAGGATTTTGAGGCGGTGGTTGCTCTTGATTTAAATTATCAGAAACAATGGCATCCTGGGTATGATTTAATGATTATTTGGAAAACAATTTCCGTTGTTTTTACCCGACTCGGTGCCTGCTAA